The following are encoded together in the Triticum dicoccoides isolate Atlit2015 ecotype Zavitan chromosome 6B, WEW_v2.0, whole genome shotgun sequence genome:
- the LOC119322918 gene encoding zinc finger A20 and AN1 domain-containing stress-associated protein 12-like, whose product MAQGQESSPTQAAGAGAAAQCANGCGFYGNAATKNMCSKCYRDHLKATDTAAPGPSIEGKTTVKVDDVANLASNLKTSLSLQDHSAAGAAEAPAAETPAAEAPAKKPTRCMACRKKVGLLGFACRCGGTFCSLHRYVNGHACGFDYKKAGREKIAQQNPLVVAPKIDNKI is encoded by the coding sequence ATGGCGCAAGGGCAGGAGTCGTCGCCGACGCAGGCCGCCGGCGCCGGGGCCGCAGCGCAGTGcgcgaacggctgcgggttctatgGGAACGCAGCGACCAAGAACATGTGCTCCAAGTGCTACCGCGACCACCTCAAGGCCACCGACACGGCTGCGCCCGGCCCCTCCATCGAGGGGAAGACGACGGTCAAGGTCGATGACGTGGCCAACCTCGCCTCTAACCTCAAGACGTCGTTGAGCCTGCAGGATCACTCTGCAGCTGGTGCTGCTGAGGCGCCGGCCGCCGAGACACCGGCGGCCGAGGCGCCGGCGAAGAAGCCGACCAGGTGCATGGCGTGCAGGAAGAAGGTGGGGCTGCTGGGGTTTGCGTGCCGGTGCGGCGGCACCTTCTGCTCGCTGCACCGCTACGTGAACGGGCATGCGTGCGGCTTCGACTATAAGAAGGCCGGCCGTGAGAAGATCGCGCAGCAGAACCCTCTCGTCGTGGCACCCAAGATCGACAACAAGATTTGA